Proteins encoded in a region of the Zea mays cultivar B73 chromosome 4, Zm-B73-REFERENCE-NAM-5.0, whole genome shotgun sequence genome:
- the LOC100284035 gene encoding uncharacterized protein LOC100284035, with the protein MGGVTSSVASKMAFFPPDPPSYGVVDEEDEDAACNKVATTRRVAMTGVRWSVGVEARRVRTRRGSDIIAVYVRHPGASLTLLFSHGNAADLGKMYGIFVELSERLHVNLMGYDYSGYGQSSGKPSEANTFADIEAAYKCLVDVYGTREEDIVLYGQSVGSGPTLDLAVRFDGVRAVVLHSPILSGLRVMYSVKKTYWFDIYKNIDKIPHVKCPVLVIHGTKDDVVDCSHGKRLYELCQHKYEPLWIEGGDHGNLEKFPVFIRHLKKFLLSIKKLPSEKDAAAEHEPRAAENRTQHGGEAISEAPPRMISRRLESSKKSTIHEAKPRPSSEHTDKRRRSTGHREKARSSTDRRERSRRSVDCFDSILEHEQPEKPRKSFDRIGEKIRAMGLCNVDCFKEPPDSTELSRGS; encoded by the exons ATGGGTGGAGTGACTTCGTCCGTGGCCTCTAAGATGGCCTTCTTCCCTCCCGACCCGCCGTCTTACGGCGTGGTGGACGAGGAGGACGAGGACGCGGCGTGCAACAAGGTGGCAACAACGAGGAGGGTGGCGATGACGGGCGTGCGGTGGAGCGTGGGCGTGGAGGCGAGGCGGGTGCGCACGCGGCGGGGCTCCGACATCATCGCCGTCTACGTGCGGCACCCCGGGGCTAGCCTCACCCTCCTCTTCTCCCACGGCAACGCCGCCGACCTCGGCAAGATGTACGGCATCTTCGTCGAGCTCAGCGAACGACTCCACGTCAACCTCATGGG GTATGATTACTCTGGTTATGGGCAGTCATCAGGCAAG CCAAGTGAAGCTAATACCTTTGCTGACATAGAGGCTGCATACAAGTGCCTCGTGGACGTCTATGGAACTAGGGAAGAAGACATTGTTCTGTATGGCCAGTCTGTTGGCAGCGGACCAACCCTTGATCTAGCTGTTCGTTTCGATGGCGTAAGAGCTGTGGTTCTGCACAGTCCGATACTGTCTGGATTGCGTGTCATGTATTCTGTGAAGAAAACGTACTGGTTTGACATATACAAG AACATCGACAAAATCCCGCATGTTAAATGCCCGGTTTTGGTAATCCAT GGCACCAAAGATGACGTGGTGGACTGCTCCCATGGCAAGCGGCTCTACGAGCTGTGCCAGCACAAGTACGAACCCCTGTGGATCGAGGGAGGTGACCATGGCAACCTGGAGAAATTCCCAGTGTTCATTCGACATCTGAAGAAGTTCTTACTGTCCATAAagaagctgccatctgaaaaagacGCCGCGGCCGAGCACGAGCCACGGGCAGCTGAGAACAGAACGCAGCATGGCGGCGAAGCCATCTCCGAGGCTCCTCCTCGCATGATCTCGCGGAGGCTAGAGTCATCGAAGAAGAGCACGATCCATGAAGCAAAGCCTAGGCCGAGCAGCGAGCACACGGATAAGCGCAGGCGAAGCACGGGCCACAGGGAGAAGGCGAGGTCCAGCACAGACAGGAGAGAGAGATCGAGGAGAAGCGTCGACTGCTTCGACAGCATCCTCGAACACGAGCAGCCGGAAAAGCCAAGGAAAAGCTTCGACAG GATCGGAGAGAAGATTAGAGCAATGGGTTTGTGCAATGTCGACTGCTTCAAAGAGCCTCCTGATAGCACTGAGCTTTCCAGAGGTAGTTGA